A single genomic interval of Halococcus saccharolyticus DSM 5350 harbors:
- a CDS encoding endonuclease/exonuclease/phosphatase family protein: MSRDTDRREFLKVTGSVVASSAFIGTASAAGRGSGTRYAAFNVVDLNTEQVQQKGDEQAAAAARVIQEIDPDILVVNELANNIQRARVEDGVPTEKTNIQAFVDNYLSEPQHRTLDGIEYQYTLQPTSNTGVLPEEPYDFNKDGVAGERPGDAFGFGVFPGQYAFGIASKHPIEEAGIRAFQKFRWTDMPGNLIPIEGESGVDPEGIYLTEAETAVYRLSSKTHIDVPFEVDGGTVHGLFSHPTPPVFDGPNNFNGRWNHDEVRFFADYVAGADYIYDDSGMRGGLADDASYVLMGDMNAGPGDEPLDPATKYFIENDDFTTRRLPTSPGGAQRGNPYATATFENRPKVDWVLPSPDLSLRSSSVVWPSKNASKRGLGEAVDTASDHRLVWADIDNRQRGASGRSSR; the protein is encoded by the coding sequence ATGTCCCGAGATACCGATCGACGAGAGTTTCTGAAAGTCACGGGTTCGGTCGTCGCGTCGTCGGCCTTCATCGGAACAGCGAGCGCAGCGGGCCGTGGAAGTGGCACTCGATACGCGGCGTTCAACGTCGTGGACCTGAACACGGAGCAGGTACAACAGAAGGGCGACGAACAAGCTGCTGCTGCCGCTCGCGTGATTCAAGAGATCGACCCGGATATCCTCGTCGTAAATGAGCTCGCCAACAACATTCAAAGGGCGCGGGTCGAAGACGGCGTCCCCACGGAGAAGACGAACATCCAGGCGTTCGTCGACAACTATCTCAGTGAACCACAGCACCGAACCCTCGACGGTATCGAGTATCAGTATACCCTCCAACCGACCAGCAACACGGGCGTCCTTCCGGAGGAGCCCTACGATTTCAACAAGGACGGCGTCGCTGGCGAACGTCCGGGGGACGCGTTCGGGTTCGGCGTCTTCCCTGGCCAGTACGCGTTCGGGATCGCGAGCAAACATCCGATCGAGGAGGCTGGCATCCGGGCGTTCCAGAAGTTCCGCTGGACCGATATGCCCGGCAACCTGATTCCGATCGAAGGAGAGTCCGGGGTCGATCCAGAGGGAATCTACCTGACGGAGGCCGAGACGGCTGTCTATCGACTCTCCTCGAAAACCCACATCGATGTCCCGTTCGAGGTGGACGGTGGGACGGTCCACGGACTGTTCAGCCATCCGACCCCACCCGTCTTCGACGGTCCGAACAACTTCAATGGGCGGTGGAATCACGACGAGGTGCGGTTCTTCGCGGACTACGTCGCCGGGGCGGACTACATCTACGACGACAGTGGGATGAGGGGTGGACTCGCGGATGACGCCTCGTACGTCCTGATGGGCGATATGAACGCCGGACCGGGAGACGAACCACTCGATCCGGCGACGAAGTACTTCATCGAGAACGATGATTTCACCACCCGACGCCTGCCGACGAGTCCGGGTGGCGCACAACGAGGCAACCCCTACGCAACCGCCACCTTTGAGAACAGACCGAAAGTCGATTGGGTTCTTCCGTCACCGGACCTCTCGTTACGGTCGTCCTCTGTCGTCTGGCCGAGCAAGAACGCTTCCAAACGCGGACTCGGCGAGGCCGTCGACACTGCGTCGGACCACCGACTGGTCTGGGCAGATATTGACAACCGGCAGCGAGGGGCCTCC